From Pseudomonas sp. stari2, a single genomic window includes:
- a CDS encoding DUF1513 domain-containing protein produces MLRRQALTLGSLLLGAVTLGGWTLFKRKDQSPLLLSARDDVDGKHYAVGYRLDGTRVFATEVGQRCHDIINHPTLPIALFVARRPGTESYLIDLRNGALLQTVTSQPNRHFYGHAVIHHSGDYLYATENDTTDPGRGLLGVYKFEGERLVHSGEISTHGLGPHQVSWMPDGETLVVANGGIRTEAESRVDMNLDAMEPSLVLMQRDGTLLSKETLAQQMNSVRHLGIASDGTIVAGQQFMGPSQERSDLLAIKRPGQPFVAFPVPEHQLQSMGHYTASVAVHSDLRLVALTAPRGNRFFIWDLDSGEVRLDAPLPDCAGVGAVKDGFVVTSGQGRCRYYDCRQDELLAKPLELPAGLWDNHLHLMA; encoded by the coding sequence ATGCTGCGACGCCAGGCTCTGACTTTAGGTAGTTTGCTGCTGGGAGCAGTGACACTGGGCGGCTGGACGCTGTTCAAGCGCAAGGATCAGAGCCCACTGCTGTTGTCGGCGCGGGACGACGTCGACGGCAAGCACTACGCCGTCGGCTATCGACTGGACGGCACGCGAGTGTTCGCCACCGAAGTCGGCCAGCGCTGCCACGACATCATCAATCACCCGACGCTGCCGATCGCGCTGTTCGTCGCCCGGCGTCCGGGCACCGAGAGTTACCTTATCGACCTGCGCAACGGTGCGTTGCTGCAGACCGTGACCTCGCAGCCGAACCGGCACTTCTACGGCCACGCAGTCATCCACCACAGCGGCGACTACCTGTACGCCACCGAGAACGACACCACCGATCCGGGCCGCGGCCTGCTCGGGGTGTACAAGTTCGAGGGTGAACGACTGGTGCACAGCGGCGAGATCTCCACCCACGGTCTCGGCCCGCATCAGGTGTCGTGGATGCCCGACGGTGAAACCCTGGTGGTGGCCAACGGCGGGATCCGCACCGAGGCCGAAAGCCGGGTCGACATGAACCTCGACGCCATGGAACCAAGCCTGGTGCTGATGCAGCGCGACGGCACTTTGCTGAGCAAGGAAACCCTCGCCCAGCAAATGAACAGCGTGCGCCATCTGGGGATCGCCAGCGACGGCACCATCGTCGCCGGCCAGCAATTCATGGGGCCGTCCCAGGAGCGTTCCGATCTGCTGGCGATCAAGCGTCCGGGCCAGCCATTCGTGGCGTTCCCGGTGCCTGAGCACCAGTTGCAGTCTATGGGTCATTACACCGCCAGCGTCGCCGTGCACAGCGATCTGCGGCTGGTGGCGCTGACCGCACCGCGCGGCAACCGCTTCTTCATCTGGGATCTGGACAGCGGCGAAGTACGCCTCGATGCACCGTTACCCGACTGCGCCGGTGTCGGTGCAGTGAAGGACGGCTTCGTCGTGACCTCGGGGCAAGGACGTTGCCGCTATTACGATTGCCGCCAGGACGAACTGCTGGCCAAACCGCTGGAACTGCCGGCGGGGCTCTGGGACAACCATCTTCATCTGATGGCCTGA
- a CDS encoding efflux RND transporter periplasmic adaptor subunit, with product MLRRRMLIMLGVVLLIVLLLAGYKAFSIYTMIQGFAKPKPPISVAVATAAERPWQMRLPTVGTLKALQGVELSLEVAGTVTELKFESGQKVKAGQPLLQLDSAVESALLETAKADLGLAQLDFGRGSQLVGSSAISKGEFDRLSAVLQKNRATVNQLNASLAKKRIVAPFSGTIGIRQVDVGDYLASGTKIATLQDLSSLYADFYVPEQSVPKLAIGQPVQISVAAYPGQNFPGAISAINPIVESTTRNILVRATLANPDGKLLPGMFASLEVLLPDPQKHIVVPESAITYTLYGNSIYVVGQKKAEDGSVEKDDKGQPVLIAERRFIETGERREGLVMINKGVQSGEQVVTAGQIKLDNGAHIAISEDKTLGEQNSPRRAD from the coding sequence ATGCTGCGTCGCCGCATGCTGATCATGTTGGGTGTTGTACTGCTGATCGTTCTGCTCCTCGCCGGTTACAAGGCCTTCTCGATCTACACGATGATCCAGGGTTTTGCCAAACCGAAACCGCCGATCAGTGTCGCCGTGGCCACCGCCGCCGAGCGCCCGTGGCAGATGCGCCTGCCTACCGTCGGTACACTCAAGGCACTGCAAGGTGTCGAGCTGAGCCTGGAAGTGGCCGGCACCGTCACCGAGCTGAAGTTCGAATCAGGCCAGAAGGTCAAGGCCGGGCAACCGTTGTTGCAACTCGACAGCGCCGTCGAATCCGCCTTGCTGGAAACCGCCAAGGCCGACCTCGGACTGGCGCAACTGGATTTCGGTCGCGGCAGTCAACTGGTGGGCAGCAGCGCCATCTCCAAGGGCGAATTCGACCGACTCTCGGCGGTGTTGCAAAAGAACCGCGCCACGGTCAATCAGCTCAATGCATCGCTGGCGAAAAAACGCATCGTCGCCCCGTTCAGCGGCACCATCGGCATTCGTCAGGTGGACGTCGGCGACTACCTCGCCAGCGGCACGAAAATCGCCACCCTGCAGGACCTGAGCAGCCTCTACGCCGACTTCTATGTGCCCGAACAATCAGTGCCGAAACTGGCCATCGGTCAACCGGTGCAGATTTCGGTAGCCGCGTATCCCGGCCAGAATTTTCCCGGCGCCATCAGCGCGATCAACCCGATTGTCGAAAGCACCACCCGCAACATTCTGGTTCGCGCGACGCTGGCCAACCCCGATGGCAAGTTGCTGCCGGGCATGTTCGCCAGCCTGGAAGTGCTGCTGCCGGATCCGCAGAAACACATCGTCGTGCCGGAAAGCGCGATCACCTACACCCTCTACGGCAACTCGATTTACGTGGTCGGGCAGAAGAAAGCCGAGGACGGCAGCGTCGAAAAAGACGACAAGGGCCAGCCGGTGCTGATCGCCGAGCGTCGGTTCATTGAAACCGGTGAGCGCCGCGAGGGCCTGGTGATGATCAACAAGGGCGTGCAGAGCGGTGAGCAAGTGGTGACGGCCGGCCAGATCAAACTGGACAACGGCGCCCACATCGCCATCAGCGAAGACAAGACCCTCGGCGAGCAGAACAGTCCGCGCCGCGCCGACTGA
- a CDS encoding multidrug efflux RND transporter permease subunit, protein MAFTDPFIRRPVLATVVSLLIVLLGFQAWSKLPLRQYPQMENALITVTTAYPGANAETIQGYITQPMQQSLASAEGIDYMTSVSRQNFSVISIYARIGSNSDRLFTELLAKANEVKNKLPQDAEDPVLSKESADASALMYISFFSKELSNPQITDYLSRVIQPKLATLPGMAEAEILGNQVFAMRLWIDPVKLAGFGLSASDVTNAVRQYNFLSAAGEVKGEYVVTSINANTELKSAEAFGKIPLKVSGDSRVLLSDVARVEMGAENYNSISSFGGTPSVYIGIKATPGANPLDVIKEVRKIMPELEAQLPPNLKSEIAYDATLFIQASIDEVVKTLFEAVLIVIVVVFLFLGALRSVVIPVVTIPLSMIGVMFFMQMMGYSINLLTLLAMVLAIGLVVDDAIVVVENIHRHIEEGKTPLDAALEGAREIAMPVVSMTITLAAVYAPIGFLTGLTGALFKEFALTLAGAVVISGIVALTLSPMMCALLLRHEENPTGLAHRLDRIFDNLKRRYQSMLHGTLNTRPVVLVFAVIVLCLIPVLLKFTKSELAPDEDQGIIFMMANAPQPTNLDYLNTYTEEFVKIFKEFPEYYSSFQINGYNGVQSGIGGFLLKPWNERSRTQMQILPEVQGKLGSIPGLQIFGFNLPSLPGTGEGLPFEFVINTANDYELLLQVADRIKKRAMESGKFAFVDLDLAFDKPEVVVDIDRAKAAQMGVSMLDLGGTLATLLGEAEINRFTIEGRSYKVIAQVERAYRDNPDWLNNYYVKNTQGELLPLSTLITVTDRARPRQLNQFQQLNAAKLSGFPLVSMGEAIDNVVQIAREEAPAGFAFDYGGASRQFVQEGSALWVTFALALAIIFLVLAAQFESFRDPLVILVTVPLSICGALIPLFLGWSSMNIYTQVGLVTLIGLISKHGILIVEFANQLRKEKGLTPREAVEEAAAIRLRPVLMTTAAMVFGMVPLILASGAGAVSRFDIGTVIATGMSIGTLFTLFVLPCVYTVLAKPDPAPAP, encoded by the coding sequence ATGGCCTTTACCGATCCGTTCATTCGCCGCCCGGTGCTCGCCACCGTGGTCAGCCTGCTGATTGTGCTGCTGGGCTTCCAGGCCTGGAGCAAGCTGCCGTTGCGCCAGTATCCACAGATGGAAAACGCCCTGATCACGGTGACTACCGCCTATCCCGGGGCCAACGCCGAAACCATCCAGGGCTACATCACCCAGCCGATGCAACAGAGCCTGGCGAGTGCCGAAGGCATCGACTACATGACCTCGGTCAGTCGCCAGAACTTCTCGGTAATTTCGATCTACGCGCGCATCGGCTCCAACAGCGACCGACTGTTCACCGAACTGCTGGCCAAGGCCAACGAGGTGAAGAACAAACTGCCGCAGGATGCCGAAGACCCGGTGCTGAGCAAGGAATCCGCCGATGCCTCGGCGCTGATGTACATCAGCTTCTTCAGCAAGGAATTGAGCAATCCGCAGATCACTGACTACCTGTCGCGAGTGATCCAGCCGAAACTGGCGACGCTGCCAGGCATGGCAGAAGCGGAAATCCTCGGCAACCAGGTGTTCGCCATGCGCCTGTGGATCGACCCCGTGAAGCTCGCCGGTTTCGGCCTCAGTGCCAGCGATGTGACCAACGCGGTGCGCCAGTACAACTTCCTCTCCGCCGCTGGTGAGGTGAAAGGCGAATACGTGGTCACCAGCATCAACGCCAACACCGAACTGAAGTCCGCCGAGGCCTTCGGCAAGATTCCGCTCAAGGTCAGTGGCGACAGCCGTGTGCTGCTGAGCGATGTCGCGCGGGTGGAAATGGGTGCGGAGAACTACAACTCCATCAGTTCCTTCGGTGGTACACCCTCGGTGTACATCGGGATCAAGGCGACGCCCGGGGCCAACCCGCTCGATGTGATCAAGGAAGTGCGCAAGATCATGCCGGAGCTGGAGGCCCAGTTGCCGCCCAACCTCAAGAGCGAGATCGCCTACGACGCCACGCTGTTCATCCAGGCTTCCATCGACGAAGTGGTGAAAACCCTGTTCGAAGCGGTGCTGATCGTGATCGTGGTGGTGTTCCTGTTTCTCGGCGCCTTGCGTTCAGTGGTGATCCCGGTGGTCACCATTCCGCTGTCGATGATCGGCGTGATGTTCTTCATGCAGATGATGGGCTACTCGATCAACCTGCTGACCCTGCTGGCGATGGTGCTGGCCATCGGTCTGGTGGTGGACGATGCCATCGTCGTGGTGGAAAACATCCACCGGCATATAGAGGAAGGCAAGACACCGCTGGATGCTGCACTCGAAGGCGCCCGGGAGATCGCGATGCCAGTGGTCTCGATGACCATCACGCTGGCGGCAGTGTATGCGCCGATTGGTTTCCTCACCGGGCTGACCGGGGCGTTGTTCAAGGAGTTTGCGTTGACACTGGCCGGGGCCGTGGTGATTTCCGGCATCGTTGCCCTGACCCTGTCGCCGATGATGTGCGCCCTGCTGTTGCGTCACGAGGAGAACCCAACGGGACTGGCCCATCGCCTCGACCGGATCTTCGATAACCTCAAGCGACGCTACCAGAGCATGCTCCATGGCACGCTCAACACCCGGCCGGTGGTGCTGGTGTTCGCGGTGATCGTGCTGTGTCTGATTCCGGTGCTGCTCAAGTTCACCAAATCGGAACTGGCACCGGACGAAGACCAGGGCATCATTTTCATGATGGCCAACGCGCCGCAACCGACCAACCTCGATTATCTGAACACCTACACCGAAGAATTCGTGAAGATCTTCAAGGAATTCCCGGAGTACTACTCCTCGTTCCAGATCAACGGCTACAACGGTGTGCAGAGCGGCATCGGTGGTTTCCTGCTCAAACCATGGAACGAACGCAGCCGCACCCAGATGCAGATTCTTCCCGAGGTACAAGGCAAGCTCGGCAGCATTCCCGGCCTGCAGATCTTCGGCTTCAACCTGCCCTCCCTGCCCGGCACCGGCGAGGGCCTGCCGTTCGAGTTCGTGATCAACACGGCCAACGACTACGAGCTGTTGCTGCAGGTGGCTGACCGGATCAAGAAACGCGCCATGGAGTCGGGCAAGTTCGCGTTCGTCGACCTCGACCTGGCCTTCGACAAACCGGAAGTGGTGGTCGATATCGACCGCGCCAAGGCGGCGCAGATGGGTGTGTCGATGCTGGATCTGGGCGGCACCCTCGCCACTCTGCTGGGCGAAGCGGAGATCAACCGATTCACCATTGAGGGCCGCAGCTACAAAGTCATCGCCCAAGTTGAGCGGGCCTACCGTGACAACCCGGACTGGCTGAACAACTACTACGTGAAAAACACCCAGGGCGAGCTGTTGCCGTTGTCGACACTGATCACCGTGACCGACCGGGCACGACCGCGACAGCTCAACCAGTTCCAGCAACTGAACGCGGCGAAGCTGTCCGGGTTCCCGCTGGTCAGCATGGGCGAGGCCATTGATAACGTGGTGCAGATCGCCCGGGAAGAAGCGCCCGCCGGTTTTGCTTTCGACTATGGTGGCGCTTCACGACAGTTCGTACAGGAAGGCAGCGCGCTGTGGGTCACCTTCGCCCTGGCTCTGGCGATCATTTTCCTGGTGCTGGCGGCACAGTTCGAAAGTTTCCGCGACCCGTTGGTGATTCTGGTGACCGTACCGCTGTCGATTTGCGGAGCGCTGATTCCGCTGTTCCTCGGCTGGTCGAGCATGAATATCTACACCCAGGTCGGGCTGGTGACACTGATCGGCCTGATCAGTAAACACGGAATCCTGATCGTCGAATTTGCCAACCAGTTGCGCAAGGAAAAGGGTCTGACGCCCCGTGAAGCGGTCGAGGAAGCAGCGGCGATTCGCCTGCGACCCGTGCTAATGACAACCGCAGCCATGGTGTTCGGCATGGTGCCGCTGATCCTGGCCAGTGGCGCGGGTGCTGTGAGCCGTTTTGATATCGGGACGGTGATTGCCACCGGGATGTCGATCGGGACGTTGTTTACGCTGTTCGTCCTGCCCTGTGTCTACACCGTGCTGGCCAAACCCGATCCCGCCCCCGCCCCGTAA
- a CDS encoding lipopolysaccharide kinase InaA family protein encodes MAVQFTAETRVAPQDRFDYYWNQRGEWVEEPNVRRGGESGVQRVVGRDGQLLYAKRQTGHIYRSWLHPFGRPTVLRELDALTGVTKLGVRVPEIVFCGAQPDPQHKWRALLVTKSLDGFQELEQWEAAGGREQYGEAVYERVLKDLAENLARMHKGRWQHSCIYIKHVFVRVTGEGDSAKVEVALIDLEKCRQRLTAYRAASHDMKQLRRHSSFSPTDWKKLVYFYETAFGSAIKGL; translated from the coding sequence ATGGCAGTGCAATTTACAGCAGAAACGAGAGTTGCTCCCCAGGATCGCTTTGACTACTACTGGAACCAGCGCGGTGAGTGGGTGGAGGAACCCAATGTGCGTCGTGGTGGCGAAAGTGGCGTGCAGCGGGTGGTGGGGCGCGATGGTCAACTGCTGTATGCCAAACGCCAGACAGGACATATCTATCGCAGCTGGTTGCATCCGTTCGGTCGACCGACCGTATTGCGTGAACTGGATGCACTGACCGGCGTAACCAAACTCGGCGTCCGGGTGCCGGAAATCGTTTTTTGCGGGGCCCAGCCTGATCCGCAGCACAAATGGCGTGCCTTGCTGGTCACCAAGTCGCTGGACGGCTTCCAGGAACTTGAACAGTGGGAAGCGGCAGGTGGCCGCGAGCAGTACGGTGAAGCCGTGTATGAACGCGTGCTCAAGGATCTCGCCGAAAACCTGGCCCGCATGCACAAGGGCCGCTGGCAGCACAGCTGCATTTACATCAAGCACGTCTTTGTCCGCGTCACTGGCGAAGGCGACTCGGCCAAGGTCGAAGTGGCCCTGATCGATCTGGAAAAATGCCGTCAGCGCTTGACCGCTTACCGTGCGGCCTCCCATGACATGAAACAATTGCGCCGCCACTCGTCGTTCAGCCCTACGGACTGGAAAAAACTCGTCTATTTTTATGAGACGGCGTTTGGCAGCGCTATCAAGGGTTTATAG
- a CDS encoding class I SAM-dependent methyltransferase → MSGPIKLDFSEKYDDNHAQKYLRKHQDGLGRRLSNWRDQQLARKALTLVGEPGLVLDLPCGAGRFWPLLAEKPNRVIIGADNSESMIKTAMQAQPADVVKRVQPLHTSAFDIALPDNAVDSIFCMRLLHHIGEAEHRWTILREFERVTRDSVIISLWVDGNFKAWKRKRAEKKRGQEGYQNRFVLPAATVEKEFEEAGFRIQEQLDFIPLYAMWRVYVLRKR, encoded by the coding sequence ATGTCCGGCCCGATCAAGCTCGATTTTTCCGAAAAGTATGACGACAACCATGCGCAGAAATATCTGCGCAAGCATCAGGATGGCCTGGGGCGTCGTCTGTCCAACTGGCGGGATCAGCAGTTGGCCCGCAAAGCGCTGACCTTGGTCGGCGAACCGGGACTGGTGCTGGATCTGCCGTGCGGTGCCGGGCGTTTCTGGCCGTTGCTGGCGGAAAAACCCAATCGGGTGATCATCGGGGCAGACAACTCCGAGTCAATGATCAAGACGGCAATGCAGGCCCAACCGGCGGATGTGGTGAAACGGGTACAACCCTTGCACACATCGGCGTTCGACATCGCGTTGCCTGACAATGCCGTAGACAGCATTTTCTGCATGCGTCTGCTCCACCACATCGGTGAAGCGGAGCATCGATGGACGATTCTGCGCGAATTCGAACGCGTTACCCGGGACAGTGTGATCATTTCGTTGTGGGTTGACGGCAATTTCAAGGCCTGGAAACGCAAACGTGCTGAGAAAAAGCGCGGGCAGGAAGGTTACCAGAACCGGTTTGTGTTACCGGCCGCTACGGTTGAAAAGGAATTTGAAGAGGCGGGATTCAGGATCCAGGAACAACTGGACTTCATTCCGCTCTATGCCATGTGGCGAGTTTACGTACTACGCAAGAGGTAA
- a CDS encoding HAMP domain-containing sensor histidine kinase, producing MEFKQSLAQRIIIAFALMSALVAGAFAMGIVATVHLVEEKLISAGLGGDLQRLLLMDNVSDWSHRPEPDQLFYFSGGPGDFELPKDLRHLDSGFHEVFREQLSYHAMVEIVDGRRYVLLQDQSDFEERERVLFAVVLVGFVLSLALAVFLGWVLARKVMAPVVRLARQVRHRDQLLGLAPPLAPDYAADEVGELAVAFDATLGRLRQALTRERLFTSDVSHELRTPLMVLATSCELLLENPGIDQRGRAQVERIARASEEMRELVQTFLMLARAQREDAGAAPRHSLGQVADNLLGVWREPIESKGLKLIFEPGNPPDTPYNATLLNAVMGNLLRNALHYTEQGFIRLTLRANGFVVEDSGVGIPEEKREAMFQPFVRGSEKRGEGLGLGLSLVQRICENQGWSVTLSTMEPNGCRFEVDLGKQESLPNGTKKLPT from the coding sequence ATGGAGTTTAAGCAAAGCCTTGCCCAGCGGATCATCATCGCCTTTGCGCTGATGAGCGCGCTGGTGGCAGGGGCCTTCGCCATGGGCATTGTTGCGACCGTGCACCTGGTGGAAGAAAAACTGATTTCCGCAGGGCTGGGCGGCGACTTGCAGCGCCTGTTGTTGATGGACAACGTCTCGGACTGGAGCCATCGGCCGGAGCCGGATCAGCTGTTCTATTTCAGCGGCGGCCCGGGGGACTTCGAGCTGCCCAAGGATCTGCGACATCTGGATTCCGGGTTCCACGAAGTTTTCCGCGAGCAGTTGTCATATCACGCGATGGTCGAAATCGTCGACGGTCGGCGTTATGTGCTGCTGCAGGATCAAAGCGATTTCGAAGAGCGTGAGCGCGTACTGTTTGCCGTTGTGCTGGTGGGCTTCGTGCTCAGCCTGGCGCTGGCGGTTTTCCTCGGCTGGGTGCTGGCACGCAAGGTGATGGCACCGGTGGTCCGGCTGGCGCGTCAGGTGCGTCATCGCGATCAGTTGCTGGGCCTCGCACCGCCGCTGGCGCCGGACTACGCCGCCGATGAAGTGGGTGAACTGGCGGTGGCATTTGATGCGACGCTGGGGCGTTTGCGTCAGGCGCTGACGCGTGAACGGCTGTTTACCAGTGATGTGAGCCATGAGTTGCGCACACCGCTGATGGTACTGGCCACCTCATGTGAACTGCTGCTGGAGAACCCGGGCATCGATCAGCGCGGCCGTGCCCAGGTTGAGCGAATAGCCCGTGCCAGCGAAGAAATGCGCGAACTGGTGCAGACCTTCCTGATGTTGGCCCGTGCCCAGCGCGAAGATGCGGGGGCGGCGCCTCGGCACAGTCTGGGGCAGGTGGCGGACAATCTGTTGGGCGTGTGGCGCGAGCCGATCGAATCCAAGGGGCTGAAGCTGATTTTCGAGCCGGGCAACCCGCCGGACACCCCTTATAACGCCACACTGCTTAATGCCGTGATGGGTAACCTGCTGCGAAATGCCCTGCACTACACCGAGCAGGGTTTCATTCGTTTGACGCTCCGTGCCAACGGCTTTGTGGTCGAGGACTCGGGCGTGGGCATTCCCGAGGAGAAACGCGAGGCGATGTTCCAGCCTTTCGTGCGGGGCAGTGAAAAACGTGGAGAGGGCCTGGGACTCGGATTGTCATTGGTGCAACGCATCTGCGAGAACCAGGGGTGGAGCGTCACATTGAGTACGATGGAACCCAATGGCTGCCGTTTCGAGGTAGATCTGGGCAAACAGGAATCCCTCCCAAATGGCACAAAAAAGCTGCCAACCTGA
- the colR gene encoding two-component system response regulator ColR, producing the protein MRILLVEDNRDILANLADYLGLKGYTVDCAQDGLSGLHLAATEHYDLIVLDIMLPGIDGYTLCKRLREDARRDTPVIMLTARDQLDDRLQGFKSGADDYLVKPFALSELAARIEAVMRRTQGGGRRSLQVGDLSYDLDTLEVTREGKLLKLNPVGLKLLAVLMQKSPHVLRREILEEALWGDDCPDSDSLRSHVHQLRQVIDKPFAKPLLHTVHGVGYRLAEGRDGV; encoded by the coding sequence ATGCGAATTCTATTGGTCGAAGACAACCGCGATATCCTGGCCAACCTGGCCGATTACCTGGGCCTGAAAGGCTATACCGTCGATTGCGCCCAGGACGGTTTGTCGGGCCTGCATCTGGCTGCCACCGAGCACTACGACCTGATCGTGCTCGACATCATGCTGCCCGGTATCGACGGCTATACGCTGTGCAAGCGCCTGCGCGAAGACGCTCGCCGTGACACGCCGGTGATCATGCTCACCGCCCGCGACCAACTCGACGATCGCCTGCAGGGTTTCAAGTCCGGGGCTGACGATTACCTGGTCAAGCCCTTCGCACTGTCGGAACTGGCTGCACGAATCGAAGCCGTGATGCGCCGCACCCAGGGCGGCGGTCGTCGCTCCTTGCAGGTCGGTGATCTGAGCTACGACCTCGACACACTGGAAGTGACCCGCGAAGGCAAACTGCTCAAGCTCAACCCGGTGGGCCTGAAACTGCTCGCGGTACTGATGCAGAAGAGCCCGCATGTACTGCGCCGGGAAATTCTCGAAGAAGCCCTGTGGGGTGACGATTGCCCGGACAGCGACAGCCTGCGCAGCCACGTCCACCAATTGCGTCAGGTGATCGACAAACCGTTCGCCAAACCACTGCTGCACACCGTGCACGGCGTGGGTTATCGCCTGGCCGAGGGCCGCGATGGAGTTTAA